In one window of Ostrinia nubilalis chromosome 21, ilOstNubi1.1, whole genome shotgun sequence DNA:
- the LOC135082084 gene encoding prestin produces the protein MRMKKTFLFFEKDFADTENEPLLRDPDSDDDDDENWNQPRPSQQFNVIRRVYQQDALNKDADYQYPEKPLGYRCKKAVIGCGFGECLANSIPILRWLPKYDFKANLMGDLIAGATTAVMHIPQGMAYALLAEVPPIVGLYMAFFPVLVYVVFGTSPHVSMGTFAVACLMAGKVVTQYSTHIDPGSAMNATAATAEMGVPIYSPQEVLSIVCLAVGIFQVLMWIMRLGAVSTLLSETLVSGFTTAASFHVLASQLKDLFGLKLPKLPSNYKVVYTVIEICKNITNLNIAAFVISFITCLVIALNNELLKPWLSKRCRVPMPIELIAIVVGTLVSRFADLKQVFGIGLIGSIPTGLPVPQVPPVELFPTIAIDAFTITMVTYTISMSMSLIFAAKEKYEVDANQELLALGASNVFGSFFSCAPMCASLSRSYIQYQAGSKTGITSVVSSLLILCVLLWVGPFFELLPRCVLASIIVVSLKGMFMQVKELAKFWKLSKLDAVVWLVTFLITVLVNIDIGLGAGLLASVGALFCRSQKPYTCLLGRVLDTDLYLDTKRYRAAEELPGVKIFHYCGGLNFASKNLFRETLFRKIGYLKPTEVVPDDDNNLTKSDSYEWDPTIGHRVQCVIIDATALSYVDAPGVKTLVAVQRELVSSNITVLLAGANGPVLEMISKFNSLEADRLQLDTFPTVHDAVVYYKLVEAKKHEIAVTVTA, from the exons GAACCAGCCACGCCCCAGCCAGCAGTTCAACGTCATCCGACGGGTGTACCAGCAGGATGCCCTGAACAAGGACGCCGACTACCAGTACCCTGAGAAACCCT TGGGCTACCGGTGCAAGAAGGCCGTGATTGGCTGCGGCTTCGGAGAATGCCTGGCCAACTCCATCCCCATCCTGCGATGGCTGCCCAAGTACGACTTCAAGGCGAACCTGATGGGGGACCTGATAGCTGGAGCCACTACTGCCGTCATGCACATACCACAAG GTATGGCGTACGCGCTCCTGGCCGAAGTCCCACCGATCGTGGGGCTGTACATGGCGTTCTTCCCAGTTCTGGTGTACGTGGTGTTCGGGACATCGCCCCATGTATCCATGGGAACGTTCGCCGTGGCCTGTCTTATGGCGGGAAAA GTGGTAACGCAATACTCAACACACATTGACCCTGGCAGCGCTATGAACGCTACGGCTG CGACAGCAGAAATGGGTGTCCCTATATACAGTCCGCAAGAAGTACTCAGCATCGTGTGTCTTGCGGTTGGAATCTTCCAG GTGCTGATGTGGATCATGCGCCTCGGAGCCGTCTCCACGCTTCTCTCAGAGACGCTGGTATCAGGGTTCACCACGGCCGCCTCCTTCCACGTGCTGGCCTCCCAACTGAAGGACCTGTTCGGACTGAAGCTGCCCAAACTGCCGAGCAATTACAAAGTTGTTTAT ACTGTGATAGAGATATGCAAGAACATCACCAACCTGAACATAGCGGCCTTCGTCATCTCCTTCATCACCTGCCTCGTCATCGCGCTCAACAATGAGCTTCTGAAG CCATGGCTGAGCAAGCGCTGCCGGGTGCCGATGCCGATCGAGCTGATAGCCATCGTGGTGGGCACGCTGGTGTCGAGGTTCGCAGACCTGAAGCAGGTCTTCGGGATCGGCCTCATTGGATCCATACCTACTGG CCTGCCAGTACCCCAAGTGCCTCCCGTAGAGCTGTTCCCAACGATAGCCATAGATGCCTTCACGATCACCATGGTCACCTACACCATATCGATGTCGATGTCGCTCATATTCGCCGCCAAGGAGAAGTATGAGGTGGACGCTAACCAAGAACTATTGGCGCTG GGTGCCAGTAACGTGTTTGGATCCTTCTTCTCATGTGCACCGATGTGCGCTAGTTTGTCTCGCTCTTACATCCAGTATCAG GCGGGCAGCAAGACAGGCATAACCTCAGTGGTGAGCTCGCTTCTGATCCTATGCGTGCTGCTATGGGTGGGGCCGTTCTTCGAACTGCTGCCGCGATGTGTGCTCGCCTCAATCATCGTGGTATCGCTTAAAGGCATGTTCATGCAAGTCAAGGAGCTGGCTAA ATTCTGGAAGCTCAGCAAGTTAGATGCTGTGGTGTGGCTGGTCACTTTCCTCATCACGGTGCTAGTCAACATTGATATTGG ATTAGGAGCTGGTCTGCTAGCCAGCGTGGGAGCCCTATTCTGTCGGTCGCAGAAGCCCTACACGTGTTTGCTAGGCCGTGTGCTTGACACTGACTTGTACCTCGACACCAAACGGTACAGAGCC GCTGAGGAGTTACCAGGTGTAAAGATCTTCCACTACTGTGGCGGCTTGAACTTTGCCAGCAAGAACTTGTTCAGGGAAACCCTCTTCCGTAAGATCGGCTACCTGAAGCCGACCGAGGTGGTTCCCGATGATGACAACAACCTCACGAAAAGTGACTCGTACGAGTGGGACCCCACTATTGGGCATCGG GTCCAATGCGTGATAATCGACGCAACGGCGCTGTCGTACGTGGACGCGCCGGGAGTGAAGACGCTGGTGGCTGTGCAGCGAGAACTGGTCTCCAGCAACATCACTGTTCTTCTGGCTGGGGCTAATG GTCCAGTATTAGAGATGATATCAAAATTCAACTCGCTGGAAGCTGACAGACTACAACTGGACACGTTCCCAACCGTCCACGATGCAGTGGTTTACTACAAACTAGTTGAAGCGAAGAAGCACGAAATAGCTGTCACGGTGACAGCGTGA